One Uloborus diversus isolate 005 chromosome 7, Udiv.v.3.1, whole genome shotgun sequence genomic window, taaatccgcccatgatcgggatgaaattcagcagatttAATAGTACCCCTCGAGAGTATCcacacagtaaagtaataaaaCGCACTAGCCAGAACATTCCGAGAAATCAGCCTCTTAAATTTTACGCGCAGTTTATATGCTAGTAGAGATTTTTGCCAGCAGTAGCTCCGTGGCTTTGTGGTCAGCATTCTGGATTCCCGTGCAATCTATCCCGGGTTCGACACCTCttgaaaaattccctttttcgCCAAAATGTACCTCACTTGTCcaaccttgcgacgtctatttttatagacaggtaaagaatctAATATAGCGTATACAAAATTATgcgtatctcgttgaaaataataaaaaaataaatacccgtgaaaactgcataaaaatacactCAACtgtccatcatcaactgtcatcgccaattttcaataaaatcatTTGGTATGCCTGGTATGCTTCAAACTTTCCGACAAAAGgagaaattttcatgaatattaaCGAAGAATATTTTCCTACGAATATTCCATTATACagtagggccgtttccatggacactttcgaccccaggaaaaaaacctgcttttcaccgcattccggttatttgcagggtttatgtggaatctttctactcctgctagcttctggagtgaaaacggtgtttttacccagaatgcactacgcaaaaacaagttcgtctactagccgctaaggatgctgggtaaaaaccgctttctctggtgggagaacctctttttacacggaaacggggaatttttcaatctgttttttgtggagccagagcggggatttaccgggtatAACGTCCGTTATGAACGCGGCTATTGGGTAAGATATCaacatagtttttattttctattttttatgataattaacattctggtgtatgtatataaatatttaattcctaaataaaaactatattgttaaattttatacataaatcaACACGTCCTACCCTAATTTTGTTGCCGTGGTAAATCAAATTATAATCGATTGAATTTATCCCTATTAATAATACATTACGTATCCTCAtctaaataatagccgatgaggaagtaacccgcgtgtttcaacaatgaatctcGCGCCTTGGCATGATAATTTGCTTTATGAAATGCTTTATCGTAacaaggctaaactcgatccggtgacctcaactgttttactggtaagactgtcattttaggagaataaagaaacgtaaaaatggtcaacaatggcCGCCATCTACTGGGGTTAGGGTTaaattgccaaatttaacttagaCTACCAAAATGTCACCACACAGGCAATCGGTGCTTTCAAATGtacatagaagcaaattttcacccgtcataccgtgacgggcgactttctagtttaaaaataaaagtgttttcttgAACTCATCTATATCAATTAGCTGTAACAGTCGCTtcataaatttatataaataatgctTCGAGAGGTATCGAACCCGGGATGGATTGTACGGGAATCCAGTACGCTGACCACATTAGCCACTGAGCTGCTGCTGGTGAGAGATctctacagggttcatactctatttggatgaaaaaattccatgactttttcatgacttcaatgaaaattttcatgacctcgttatacgaagagaatagcactatttaatctcaaacttggtaatatttggaaatgagcattagcaaaacgtctatatgaatgccacagcctcattgaagcacttactcgtaatgggaaaaatataagtgcacacttaaaaaactaaactattcttatttgtcttcatcatataaatttaagtaaagtaaaaatgcagcgAGGCGAATATGacgatgcttaaatgtctgatatttaaaaaaaaaaaaaaaaaaaacaggcagaatgatattgaatgggacaaaggttgaatgagtcatcactaagtttcaataaatttgcttcaaaagttaccttttagtgtcaacagtgcctttaatcatccacttaacttgacagtattttggttctttgaataaagccacatagtttggtcctttatgtttctaaactagaacttttttgaaaaaaaaacgttcattaatgaatcaatcttctgattcaaaagtatatttgttttaattacaaatttgcatattttcaaatgcatataaattaataggttcagaaattccagaatacgtttaattcccgacattgaacgtagcagtgggtcgtttggattagttttgtgtgccgtatgttgggcactactgttttagagcattagaattcctctttttctgtattctatcgcctgacttaagatctttattttttaaaacattcaacaaattaagataaactctgataaatttaataataaagtccttacgagtgatggaatcgaactcgcatgcaattgaattgcttttttcttgagtgggcgtggcaaaactaagaacgtgaaattttgctactacagaatatgaaacataagaagtgtttaaaataacagtaaattcaaaataagtgatgtccaggcagtaaaatcacatcgcaaaaaatggcaagcagcTGCGACAggagtggatgcaatgagatttcaaaattcagatttgatttttggatcgttcaattttcgactcttaatagcttttatgtgctatactgttaaatcactcaagatttctaatgctcctttagctgctgttcttttctctttgtccaggaaattttttcatgacttgaaataaatttccatgactttcaatgaaaatttcaattttccatgacttttctaggtctgaaattctgttattttttatccatgactttccaggatttccatgacccgtacgaaccctgtctcTACAAGCTGCATATAAAACTTTAGAGGCTGTTTTTCGGAATGTTCTGGCTAGTGCTCTTTATTACTTTACTGCGTGGATACTCTCAAGGGGTACTACTACTCTGCTGACTTTCATACTGATcggaatttccgagaccgtaaggtCTCCTTGTCTGAATTGAATCTTTACAtcaaaaactaacatttttgatgaaagaaatttttaaaaagtaatcatTCAAAGATATAGAGATAGTAGATAGAtacagcggcgtacgcagacaaatcagttcggggggggggggggggctgagctcgaaagtctttgagctgggggggggatacttatgaactgtagctaagaaaagttcatgtatcgcttttctgatatcaatacgaatgtaagatttcaaaaatacatcataaaaaaaaaaacttgttctttattataatttttataattaattttgaaaatttcgggggggggggggctgtagccctatcagcccaccccctttGTACGCCACTGGATAGATATAGTAGATAGAGAGAGAAGACAGGATACTTCAAATAGCAGAAAATAAAATCACTTTTCATTGGATCTAGACAAGTGGCAGACTTATCACTTAGCTCAACTTACGATTTGTGTCACCTCAAAAGCAAGACGCATAATGAAACACTAGACAGAAAAATGCACTGAggagttttattcatttatttgtggTCAAAGTACACATTAcagtgaagaaaataattattttttcataaaaatgtgagGGGAGCAAAAACACCCGTCAACATAAAGGGTCAAAGCAATTCCAgcgaaaactttctttttttttttcgcattttgttCTATGTGTAAAgccatgtatttaaaaaaataattgctaaatgcAGACTTTAAATCGCCAGTTCCCAAGGCAGTACGGAAAATCTTTTCGGAGTGATACAATCCGTTATACAGCATGGCTGATGATTTTGGTCACGTTACTAATGGTTGACTTCACTAAAAGCAATGAAGAAGTAAAATGGCACTTTCAAAAACGAAAAGTTTATTATATTCAAGCTAACTTGCAGCTATAAAAAACCTCAGATGTGTGTTACAAATACGTAATTTAACAACATGTAACCAACGATACCTCTCGTTATCTCATACTCAATAGTAGAGCCATCTTTAAACTGATAAACACATCAGCAGTGAGAACTTGCCCAATATAATGATGCTCGTGATTTAAACTGAATGTAGCTCGAAACAATAATAATTACATTTCTTTCTAGAAATAGATTGAACTGCGTCAAAACAGTGCAGAACAAAAGGTTCGTTACTACTAATAGGATgttaaaatgtgaaatatttgAACAAAGATATTTAACGAAAAGTGATCACAGATAGATAACTGTTCCATCGAGGACAGGATCTACaaattttgggcctccctgcaaaaAATCCCCAGCACCCCTTACCAATGGATCGGGCTGTGGTCCCCTCAGTGTTGTGACCCCCCCCTCGTACTGCGCGTACGTAGATCCAAGCCCGATTCCATCCATATATTTTGTCAGCTCGCATTTACTTTTTTGAGCGAATGATGCAATGTTGATTTTCCATCAGGAATTTGGAGGCGTGGTTCAAATAACAAAAGTATaataaagaacgaaaaaatatatatacatagaaTTCTCACTAATGAATTAACATTTAAATGCTTTCATTTGCGTTGCACAGGGGAGTTTTAATTAGACACCACTCCGGCAGTGAAATGAGATTGGTAAAGAAACCTATATATACGAACTGCTGAAGTGCTTATTTTTTCGCCAAAACTACTGGGTTGGTTGGCGTTGAAGTAATTGCGTCAGGATTGTTCAAAATTTTCCATCCGATGCCAAAAAGCTGATAAACATTTAAAGCTAGCAACCCCCAGGTCGCCAATACCTAAAGACGGTCAAAAGAGCAACAACCAATCAGATTTACAACCGGAATGGGGTCTAGAAAGACGTGCACAAGGGCATTGAGTAAATTCTTATCGGTAAcacaataaaacattttgcttaaaaaaaggtGCGAACACAGGAGTAAATGTCCGCAACAGCGAGTATAACAAAATAAGTGTTCTCTTTCATCTGCGAAGCTCTGACTAACACCAGGAAAAGAAGGGCGCCTTGCTCTGGAACGTCTGAGTGAAGTGATCGTCTGCTATCCTCGACCTCCCTTTGCTCCTCCCCTTGCTCCTCTGGATGACGACGGCGGGCATCTGCACCAACTGGAGGGGGCTCTTCGCGTCCTTGAGGGCCTGGACTAGATTCAGGACTTGACCCCTGAGCACCGACATCTGCTTCTCGAAGACGTTCTTATCGAAGCCCCGGTCCACGCTGAAGAGTTCGTACAGGTCGTCGCAGAGCTCCTGGACAAAGTTCAAGTCGGAGAGCTGGGGCAGGACCAGGTCCCGGATCTCCGAGGAGAAAGGGACTCGCGCCATGGGCAGCCACGCCCAGTGGAACGGATACGCCCTCCACGAATCGGGATGCTTGAACGGGAAGGCCAGGCCATTGTCGATGGCGGCCACCTTGATCTCGGGTTTGCTTCCATCGGCGGCGCCCGGCCTCACGTACCGGATAAGCCAGTTGTCGTTCCCGCGGTCCGTGTTCCGGATGATGTAGTCCAGCACGACCAGTTTCTCGAACTGCAGGTGGAACGCC contains:
- the LOC129226601 gene encoding phosphatidylinositol 4-kinase type 2-beta-like isoform X1 — its product is MHKICCPCCFGRSCLVPNQGYLSEAGASLVDQKLQLNIVPKTKVVRLVSESFNYSAIDRAKSRTKRNICEKFPRYRCHFNRIGLPPKMGSFQLFVDGYRDAESWLKVFESEHLPEDLQKAFHLQFEKLVVLDYIIRNTDRGNDNWLIRYVRPGAADGSKPEIKVAAIDNGLAFPFKHPDSWRAYPFHWAWLPMARVPFSSEIRDLVLPQLSDLNFVQELCDDLYELFSVDRGFDKNVFEKQMSVLRGQVLNLVQALKDAKSPLQLVQMPAVVIQRSKGRSKGRSRIADDHFTQTFQSKAPFFSWC